One genomic region from Camelus bactrianus isolate YW-2024 breed Bactrian camel chromosome 3, ASM4877302v1, whole genome shotgun sequence encodes:
- the LMBRD2 gene encoding G-protein coupled receptor-associated protein LMBRD2 isoform X6 — translation MSGAALGLEIVFVFFLALFLLHRYGDFKKQHRLVIVGTLLAWYLCFLIVFILPLDVSTTIYNRCKHAAANSSPPESSNITGLYATATPVPSQHPCFKPWSYIPDGIMPIFWRVVYWTSQFLTWILLPFMQSYARSGGFSITGKIKTALIENAIYYGTYLLIFGAFLIYVAVNPHLHLEWNQLQTIGIAAANTWGLFLLVLLLGYGLVEIPRSYWNGAKKGYLLMKTYFKAAKLMTEKADAEETLEDVMEEVRKVNESIKYNHPLRKCVDTILKKCPVEYQEKMGRNMDDYEDFDEKRNAYPSEKSLVKLHKQVIYSVQRHRRTQVQWQILLEQAFYLEDVAKNETSGTCQFVHTFQSPEPENRFIQYFYNPTIEWYWECLLRPWFYRILAVVLSIFSVIVVWSECTFFSTTPVLSLFAVFIQLAEKTYNYIYIEIACFLSIFFLSICVYSTVFRIRVFNYYYLASHHQTDAYSLLFSGMLFCRLTPPLCLNFLGLTHMDSSISHQNTQPTAYTSIMGSMKVLSFIADGFYIYYPMLVVILCIATYFRIRKSGRILAEVRLKRT, via the exons ATGAGTGGTGCAGCTTTGGGACTCGagattgtttttgtcttttttctggcATTATTCCTACTTCATCGATATGGAGACTTTAAGAAACAGCATAGACTTGTAATTGTTGGAACACTGCTAGCTTGGTATCTCTGCTTTCTTATTGTCTTCATACTGCCTCTGGATGTTAGTACG ACAATATACAACCGGTGCAAGCATGCTGCTGCGAACTCGAGCCCTCCTGAGAGTAGCAATATTACAGGACTGTATGCAACTGCTACCCCAGTGCCAAg CCAACATCCGTGTTTCAAGCCATGGAGTTACATTCCTGATGGGATCATGCCAATTTTCTGGAGGGTAGTATATTGGACATCACAATTTTTAACGTG GATTCTGTTACCTTTTATGCAGTCATATGCAAGATCAGGAGGGTTTTCCATCACTGGAAAGATCAAAACTGCACTGATTGAGAATGCAATCTATTATGGCACCTACTTGCTAATTTTTGGagcatttttaatttatgtagctGTAAACCCACATTTGCACTTAGAATG GAACCAGCTTCAGACAATTGGGATAGCTGCTGCAAATACATGGGGCCTATTTCTTCTTGTGTTGTTGTTGGGGTATGGCTTGGTGGAAATTCCTCGATCATACTGGAATGGAGCAAAAAAAGGTTATCTACTTATGAAAACTTATTTTAAGGCAGCCAAATTGATGACAGAGAAAGCAGATGCAGAAGAGACTTTAGAAGATGTCATGGAG GAAGTTCGTAAAGTGAATGAGAGCATCAAGTATAACCACCCATTGAGAAAATGTGTGGACACAATacttaaaaag TGCCCTGTAGAATATCAGGAAAAAATGGGTAGGAACATGGATGATTATGAAGATTTTGATGAAAAGCGTAATGCCTATCCAAGTGAAAAAAGTCTGGTAAAACTACATAAACAG GTGATTTATTCAGTTCAGAGACACCGCCGAACTCAAGTACAGTGGCAGATTCTTTTGGAACAAGCATTTTATCTAGAAGATGTAGCAAAAAATGAAACTAGTGGTACTTGTCAGTTTGTTCACACCTTTCAATCTCCGGAGCCAGAAAATagatttattcaatatttttataatcctACTATTG AGTGGTACTGGGAGTGTCTTTTGCGGCCGTGGTTTTATAGGATACTTGCTGTGGTGTTGTCCATCTTCTCCGTGATTGTTGTGTGGTCAGAGTGCACATTCTTTAGCACTACACCTGTCTTATCCCTCTTTGCAGTTTTCATACAGCTGGCCGAAAAAACAtacaattatatttatattgaG ATTGCTTGCTTCCTTTCCATCTTCTTCCTCAGTATCTGTGTTTATTCTACTGTGTTCAGGATTCGTGTATTTAACTATTATTACTTGGCTTCCCATCATCAGACTGATGCTTACAGCCTTCTTTTCAGTGGCAT GTTATTTTGCCGTTTGACTCCTCCTTTATGTCTTAATTTCTTGGGTTTGACCCATATGGATTCATCCATCTCTCACCAGAATACACAGCCAACTGCTTATACATCT ATTATGGGTTCCATGAAAGTTTTATCCTTTATTGCAGATGGGTTCTATATATATTATCCTATGTTGGTGGTAATTCTCTGCATTGCTACTTATTTTAG GATCAGAAAAAGTGGTAGAATCTTGGCAGAGGTAAGACTCAAAAGGACTTAA